acacaaatagtacataaacggatcaagtatttaatggcattaaatactccatctatggatattcggaatcgacggatcttggtttcagtgggagctgagatcgtcacaggcaagaaatgaatacaccggaaacgatgatattgccggaaacggaaatatggatcgtatcggaaatataaatattatccaagtcgtagatgttgccggaaacggaaacatggtacgtatcggaaaatattatcggaaatggaaatattgccggaatcggaaatattgccggaaacggaaatattgtcagaatcggaaatattatcggaatcggaaaataattccggaaacggaaatattaaatatttgttcgaaacggaaattaattctggaatcggaaatattaaatattgttcgtatcggaaatgaattccggaaccgggaatttaatcggaagcgtatcgtacgaataagcatcggacgaggcctgccggacgagggcccagcacgaagccaggccatcgcccagcaagccaagtgcgccacacgaacaaccaaggccacgccaggcccagcgcaaggccaggcccagcaggccatggcagcgcgcgcaacgcgcgcagctgcgagcagtgggctgcgagcattgctgcagctcgcgtgggcttgtagctcgcgtgggccgagcggccgtgtgggctgcgcgcgggcatggcctgcacgcttgcgggtcatgctcgtgtagagtttgtgttcacttacgaaacctaaagagtacaggatttgtttaatgattaaaattcctaatcctaaaagataaattaattaaataagaattctgctaggattctaatttaattaattcgtatcctagtaggattcgattatttattccatggtctataaatatgagttaagggctcataatttatatcgagtattcaagtattcaaagtgatttttgagagcaaaaattcagtcatataattgcctacaatagccgaaaattctaagtaccttaagggcgattctagttggtcaagcttaaggcggatccggacgtgctgtggactatctacggagggaagacacttggagtcctaaagacttgttcttgttcggttcgggcgcacctAGGGAGGGCACGAAACAAAGtctatgcatctaaactatgctaaatgattatgtgtaaataatatgctttcctggctttatggtttttccgcatgatttatgaattgtcatatgtatcataacctaacatcccaCGCCTACGCCGGTTGATCGGCCTAGTGGTTGGCCCGAGGACTTCACCGGGTGGCCCGCGGGATACGTTGGAGGTTGGGATGGTCCCCGAGGAGAGCCTCCCCATGGCAAATACCCCCTTAGGCCCAAATTTTCTTGGTCTCCATATACCGATGCTTCGggtcccgatgtggaccccacctacaaTTTCATCCCTTTCACCGACGAACAAGCTCGTGCTCACCGTCGTGAACGGGATGAATATTGGAGGCTTTACGATGCAAAGGGTAAAGGGAAAGACCCAAGAACCTCTTAGGGTTCACTCCATTTCTCCCCCATCTTCTAttgtgatggtatgcttgtATTTGGCTTGGGGGGAGAAGTGTGAAGTGGGGGTTTGCTTTGGGGAGTTGATGATTGTTGTTGGTGTTTGTTTGGTGACCTTCTTGCCACTTTGAGTGGTTGTATATATTTGGTGAGCTTGTGATGgtttttggtttgttttggccattaggcccttgtctactaacattttttttcttggtTATTTTTGAGTTTTGCTTCTTGGTATGATTTCTTTGGTGCGGGTTCACATTTCCCACCATTTCCTTGCTCGTTGAtcttttggtgagtttgttcgatttttaccggttctttgcgggacttgctcccatggcatctccggtaatatctttctatctcacatgcattctttgggacggaCATATTTCTTGTGGGgaattggttggatgggtagttgtgcccctccttgttttgttttaggccttgagacatggcctaattcaagcttggggggagattttaTTGTGTGGTTGCCTTTGTGTTGTTCATGCCATTGACATCATGCATTTGTGTGCTTTGTATATACTTTAGTGCTTAGTTTCTttagtttctttttgttttcttttgtttacttttgttttccttattttcttttcttccttattctttttcttttcttcctttttctttcctttttctttgtttttctttccttttgtcaaggcaaggtTTTCTAGCTTTTCTAGGCATTATTCTTGACTTGGGCATAATGAAAATGGAACTTGTAGGCTaaaatgcttttattcctaagtGGTAGATGTGTGCACGGTTTGTAATGTCTTggttcgagtctaggatttaggtgttaagaaagtcggttagaactttgggtagcacgagtcttgaacccttggtttgtggtaagacggtgtcgttctctctagtgacttgaaaccagagagggtagtatttgctcccatttgtTAGGATCATGTTCATTTTAGCACAAACAcatgtatacatatattgagtggcatggttCCTTGGCTTGACTTTCTTatatcccgaatttgactttttccttcccgagaccgcgaccaaactactttaggggacgatagaggcatttctttcggttactatttttctttttagattaggacatctttatttttatttttcattgatatttttgtttgcatttgcccccttgctagccatttgagccttgccccttcatttcttatacgctcattacaagcttattagcctttgttttattttcacccttagaagtgacaGTGAAGCTTTGTGTAACTGTGCTTGATGGTTTTCAATGATTATGCAATGATGAGGAATGATTGTTGTTGGTTGGAATGGCAAGTTTTGggaaatatgttgtatatagtgaataaagaagcaaaagcaaaaagagaaaggaaaattttaaaaaagccaaaaaaaatagagaaaaacaaggcaatgagaaaagtttcacttgaaacacaaaaaaaaaagaatatcaaatcaagaaaagttcaaaaagagttttagtttagttttattGTTGAATAAGCTGGGGGGTACCctaaataagtggtatgagtttgttgtggttcgatttgcttgaaTAAGTTCATTTTTGCACTTCACTTTAGGATTGAGCACCAATTTCTAAATTTGTTCCACgtccttacccctagcctatacGCTACACCataaaagccctcttgacccttttgagttgagtcattctCGGTGGAGGGAGGgtttggtcaaatttatggaatgggattgtcatgctaagatgtcgagtaaccttctgccctctcttgcaattcttgtcttttccggcgccttcgcagCGTAACGAGAAGCTATCTTTGAGGGTGAATAGGATCTAGAGAGttgacactactacaaaaaagggcaaagagacccgttcAAAATGGCCTAAGATACCCCATTTAAGGGGGTCTCTAGGTAGGGGGTCTCTTTATAAAAGAGACCCCCCATGtagagggggtctctttgttaaaaacaagagacccgttatttaaGAAAATGGGTCTGTAATGTTAACCGTGGAAAAAATAATATAGAAGGGGAAGAGACCCCTTTTTAGAGATATTAGGTCTGTTTGTAAAAAAATTTAGACCCCATATTTAACATAGGGGGTctctttaaattttttaatattaatttatccaGCAAActcagaccccatatgtaagataaggggtctctttgagttttttaatatttttataattaacaaactcagaccccatatgttaaatagggggtctctttgaatattttatgatttttttattattatactcaAGAGATCCCTTTTTATACCTAACAGGTctcttttcataattttttaataaaaaaaaatcagcatAAACAATTTTCGGCCAAAAATCAGCATTCAAACAATTTGGCAATTCCAAAATAATTCTTATAATTACAAAAAAATTATCCCACTATACACCAATTGTAatatccaaaaataaaataataagtcTCAAAAGTCTACATAATTCAAAAGtaacatattgaaaataatAAGTATTAGCGGTGCGGGCATAAGCATATGTTCGCCTCCACCTCTGTTTGCGTGGTTTCCGAATTTGAACTTCCCTTGCACCTTACCTTCTACAAGCAACAAACCTCCATTAACAACTGAGTTAAATATGAAAACAATAATACTAGTCTCTAACATCCCTTGAACAAACCTCCTGGCGTACTTTCTCAATGTTGTTTGGCTCTCTGACAGAAAACAAGAAGGCAATGCCATCTCCATGGTTTAGCTTCCAACCCTCTTTCATGTTCTTCTCTTTAGAGGTTTTCTTCTATGTTCCCTATATGATTCAACATGATAACCTAATAACAAATACAGAGCCGATAAACACCAAACATGTAAACTTTGAATTCCGAATCCCCAATAAACGGAACAGTAATTACATTTTTGAGGTAGAATGTAAAAATTGTTTAAACTCAAAGTTAGAAATCTGAAAATGGTCAATGAACAATAAAATCTTGAAGCAATAAAGTCCACTTACATCAGCCACTTTCTTCTTGGAGCTATCTGCATAGATCCTCTAAATTGTTGAAACAACcttctttttctcattttctagCATTACTGTAATTTACTTGCTGCATCACCAAAGGAAATGAATCTCAGTCCCAAATGGATGTACATATACAGAGATAATATTTTTATCTTTATTCCAACATTTCATACACCTATATAACTCAGACTCTTTTACATCTATATTCCAACCAGCTTTCAAAATGACACTCAGATACCTCAAATTAGGCCAAAGGTTTAACAAGATTCAACGAGAATTATGAAGTCCAGCAACAAACGTAGTTAAACAAAAACAAGTTCTCACTTCTAAGAATTAAAATGAAGAGTATACCTCAAATGGCGCAAGACCAGCCTCCCCTTCCAAATTAAGCACCGAAACACCCATGATTAACCTGAACAAATGTTCAGCTGCAGAGTAACCAGCCAACAAAGCCAAAAAGTAGTTGTAATATTTGGACCTCAAACAAAACTTCTCAGCTTTGAAATTCATGTTGGTTATCCATATTCGATATACACACAGCCCCATCATAGCTAAATGTGATATGCAAATCACAATAGTGTCTGTGGTACAGGGTGTAAAAGCTCCCAGAGCATTTTGCACCGCTGTTGCCCATACACCATTCGCCACTGGCTGGCAATACCAATCAAATGGCTTGAAAGCCATCACTACTCACCCTTCTTCCCTCAGTACACCTATATCAATATTGTAAACCTGTCTACTTTGCTTCAACCTCAGATGAACCTACCCCTACAACAGCTGCATCAAAACAAACCCCAATTTAGTAAAATCTGTGTGTTTACTTAACCAAAAAGACTATTACACTGAAACACAACATTTTATGGACAAGATTACAACAGCCCCAAGGGGGATATTCTTCTCCAATGGAGTTGTGCTCGTCGTTTATCACCATACAATCCAAGGGAAAGTAACAAAAGTTGGCATACAGATTAACACGAAAGAAAATGAAAACAGCAGAAAATCATTCTACTAACAACACCCATTTCAATACTAAACAAATTCAGCGAAATCAATCAACCAAACAAGCTCGAATTTGAAGCCTTACACATTTGAGCTCAGTCAACACTTAACAAACATAATTTCCTTCACCAAAAATCATTTCCTTCAAACTTTCTGAAAATCCAAACATCAAAAAAGACCCATAAACGAATAAAATTGGGGAAATAAGttaaaaatcccaaaaaactaATGAGAATTTAATCAAAATGAGTATAATAACaattaaaaatacataaaaaactaAGAAATCATTGATAATAGATGAACATACCACGTTGACCACAGAATTAGCTGAAAACAGATATTTTTGATCAGAAATTCGGCATCAATCAACCAATAAAGTCCGAGAATAATCACAGCTTCGGACAAGACCAGCTTggcagcaagaatgaagaagAGTGGTGTGACAAGAGTGACTGTGATATCCAACAAGCCCTTAACTAATTAAAGTAAACCATGATTAATTGGTTCAACACTAATAAAACTTAGGCCGCTTATTTTTGTATCTTAGGTTTAGTTTTTGGCGTTGTCATTGCACTAATTATGCTAGGCATTAACAAATTTTCATGGTATCCTACATCATTCAGAGAAATTAAGTgcaaaattatttaattagtaAAAAGTTATTGATAAGTGGTGATTAACCAAGATTAATTTTAGGCAAATGTCCCGAATATCGTAATATGTACCAACATCAAAACATGCCTATATCAGCCTTCATCTGAAATCTATGAAACACAAAAACTAACCAAATCAAATCATATTCGGATTAGTCGATTACCTTTATACCCTAAAACATTTAAACCAATATGAAATCCTAATTCCGCTCAAATCCTCCCTAAGATCGATACCCCAAAACCCTAATCTCACAACACATAGCCGTACAAGAAATAAAAGAACCCTAAATTCGCTGAAATCCATaacaaacaagaaaaagaagcaacaaAATTGCAGCAAAATCAACATGAAGTACAAACGAAATCGACAAAAACATCACAAAAAATCATAGATTGAAGCTAAAACGTAACAAACTTGGAAAATGGCAAGAGTGATGTACTTTTCGAGGTTGAGAATAAGTAGATGCCATAGTTTCCTCTTGTTCAGATCTGCCAGTGTATACAGCTAGCTGAACTTGGGATGCTCGCTTCTATGTGCTTCCAACCTCGCGGAGATTTTATCACTCTGGTTTATCAGATCGAGAGATGCAGCGTGGAGGAAGAGAGATAGAAaagcttgatttttttttcaatgaaaCAAAGTTTGGGAGATTTGAAGAAGAAAAAAGCAAGAGACCCGGTATCAACAAAAAAAGGTCTCTTCTTTTTCTACTTCTCTGTAGTCACGTGGGTCCAGTGCATTTAGAGAcccattaaaataaataacgggtctcttatttatctttccttattttctccaaataaaAAGTGGGCCCTTTGATAAATTAGAGACCCGTTAAACAAAATAACGGGTCTCTTGCTTTTCTAATTCTTTTTTTTGCTGTCTTATTTCACTTAgtagagacccgttatctctAAAAATGGATCTCTTATATTAAAGAGACCTGTTATCTCAATCAAAGGGTCTTTTCttaagggtctctttgcccatttttgtagtagtgtgaaGCGGTAAGTTCGGTTGAAGGGGGATAGATAAGTGCAAatccttagttctctttgcttcaCACTCGAATccttcactcgacttaggacattggttagcgtgcattcgtttattggttagtaatattagcattcttttgtgatcgttccataataaaagcccttttcttgaattttgtagttttatttttctttcttttcttttcttttcctttctttctttctttttcttttcttttctttttcttttcttcccattttcttggtttgttttcttTTAGGTCTTCCCTTGATtgaatttttggaagagttatgggtggttctctttggaaacccttacgagatcccactcgccctcatgagcgattgtggggtttaaagagcttgttgcatgcgcttaaatacaaccgtgattcctacgaaagtgagttaggttgtatattcttgtagttctcatttttgtagtttttggAATCTGAATAATATGCTCATTCTTCCATATTTCGtgcttagtttgctagagactagcaaacgcctagcttgggggagtttgatgagcggcatttatgtcgctcctagCTTAGGTTTTCATATTAGTTTTGTTATGATTTTCGTAGTTTATATAGTTTTTCATAgcatttttatgttttctttccatcttgtgcATTATAGGTGAATCTTGTGGAAAATGGTGGAAAACCAAGTAGATTGGAGCAAAAACAgagttgtgcgaccgaacatggtcttgtgcgcccgaacagtgaAGAAAAGGTGGACTGAAGCAAGAGGCAGAATTGTGCGGTCGAATGGCTTtcttgttcgatcgcacagaggaGCTCTTGTGCGGTCGTGTTCTGTTCAACGACCGCACAAAATGGAATTTATAGACAGAATATCCCCAGTTTTTTGATTCGATCGCACAAGAAATCACTCGCCCGCAAAAGGaatttgtgcgcccacacaaagTTGCTGTGCGACCACACTGAAGATTTTGGGAAATTTGGCTAAGTCAGGCCTGTACGATCGCACAGAAATTTCGTGCGGTCGAACATGACGAAGGAGATTGATCTTAGCTCTGTTTGCTCGCACAAAGATTATGTGTGCCCGCACGATTTCATTCTGTTCGATCGCAGAgagggtctgtgcgaccgaacgtcgaCGCGGGCTGGGTTTATTTGAATTTTAAGTTGCTATTTGGGGAAACATATAAATAGTTTTTTCGATTTTATTTCACTATAATTCAATTTTAGAATTTCATAATTAGACTTTTGAGAATATTAGAGAGGGTTCTTACTTTTTCAAGCTTTGGATTAGGAGAGAAAAACTTCATTGGAGAAAGCTTCAACTTGTAATTCTCTTTCAACTTTTGAATTCTTTATTGCAATTTCGATTCAGTCTTTAATGCTTTGCTATTCTTCTTGAGTTCTTGATTTTTCAATTgctttgatgatattgttggttgattcttattttcttttgttgattctcaattgaattcttagaTTTTGATTCTCTTAATTCAATCTTCAATTTCAATGTCTACTTGCTTTCAATATATAATTTCCTTAGTTAAAACTATGAGTAGTGAGTAGTATCTAGTTAGGGATAGGGGAGAAAACTAGGGATTAAATTGGGGGAAATTGTAGGATGAATCATGattattgatgtgattaaattctGATTTGATGCTAGGAATTCCATGATTAGtgaattagtagttgcaaatgctagttcaaCTAAGTTAGATTGGAGTGTTTCATTTTGATTTGGAAAGACATTGTGAATCTCTATGTTGCATGTGAAGAGTTGGTTTCAATTGCTAGTTGTTTAGTCTTAGGATTATGCGAGAGCTTTTCCTAGATTAGAGAGCTAAGCGCGTTCTATCCGACAGGTGGCGAGCGCGTCATTCGTTGCTTTTCCCCTATTCGTCAAGTCATTGCATCAATATATGTTAGTTAGTCTTCGTCCTTCCCCTAATTAACCTAGGTCTATCCCCAATTCGCTAACGCTTTCCTTTATTGCATAATTCGTTGATAGCTTAGTTGTGTAGTTGATAATCAAATCCAATCTTCGTCCTAAACTAGCTTGGCTAGCAAACTCACTTCACTTCGTTTCCTTGGGACGATCCCAATCTTACCACTATAGCTCATATAGTCGGTTAGGTAGGTGAatatataaattttgtttgataaggTGTGTttcattcaacgacggaaaatacctctatcacttagtctagactcggatttcttttcttttgaaaatGGTTTTACGAAAACTTTTGTTTTTGTGAacgttaaaattattttattagcATGACGGTATTAGGCCGTATATTAGTTCCATCAAGAAGCTAACAACAACTTACGAAACGATTTGAATTATCGATGCGTTTTAAGAAGTCAAGTACACGAAAGAGCTTTGGGGTGTGACAGTTTTCTTGCGCACGGGGTTGTGCTCGAGAATTTCGTTGCGTGGCCCTATGGGCGTGATCATATTCTTGCGCCCACAGGCTCTTTCCTAGTCATTCGAACTTtctgtagtttttttttttttactgaatGAGGCCCTTTGTTTGAGCGTGTGTGCACTCAAACATTCAGCGTCCCGACACGAAAGCATAGTTCGTGCGTATTAGCCTTTGGGATAATTCGTAAATGCTATTTGGATTAGTTTCATGACTCGTTAGGTTAGCGTAATTCCATAAAAATGCCTTCGCGCAATTTTGAATTTGCACTTTTAAGGTGGGCATTTTTAACTAGACCAACCTATCGTTTTAAGTGCGGATGCGTTTTTTTGGTCGTTTGAATTAGTTTCtcgaatatgtttttttttacttcGAAAACAAACAGAATTAATTCAGGCAAAGCTAAAGTGCGCGTCAATAACTTCTCGCGCACAGAGCTGTGCGTTAGGGAAGTTTCACGAACAGAGCTGGGCGCAAGAAGTGAGTTGCGCTGACCTGCTGGCGTGGGTGATTTCTCACGCCCAGTTGCTGGTTTCACTTTTATTCCTTGCATCAAAAGCCTGTGTCCCTTGCGAGAAAGATTTCTTGCGCTGCAGCTTACGCCCTGAAAATCATTCGCGCCTACCAGGCCTGCGTTGAAAAATTCTTGCGCAAGGTCCTGGTACACAAGATACGCAGTTTTATTTTTAATCGATTCGCAACTAACTATTTATtcctttatttttaatattttaagcatttttattattattattttttaatatcgTTGACTTTAAACTTTGGGTCTGGTTTATTTTTTCACACATAGCACATAATTTTCTACATGAAACAAACAGTTAGCATGTTTTTAAGCATAAATATCCACACTTGGTTTATGAAAGTCTTTATGGTATAATAGGCTTGAGTGTCGAAAAGGTACCAAACCTATCACCAATTCCCCGGCATGCCCCTCTCGAAGTAGTCGGGTTCATGAacgaattttatcaaggcctatCCGGTAAACGCTAGAGTGGCGCGTACCGAGAGTGGGCCTATGAGATAAGCGATTTGATTTGGGTGGATGTTCTACAATGCGAATGggtcgagtggacaacatccgACGCGCGTGCACCCCCCGGGTTAATAGgtgtccttattcccaacttccGAGATGAAAATGCCAAGGAAGCCAGAATTACGTGCGGTTCTATCCGATCAAACGATTACATTGAATATTTCAGGCCGTCCCAATTTAATAAGGAAATAAAAGCGGCTTAGCGATAGATTTTTCCCTCGAGCTAGGTCCACTTACTACTTGCGTGATTATTTCAATATACTCCACAGTGGAGTATATTGGAGGGGTCGAAAAAAGACGGGTTTAGGGCCTTTTTCGTTCTCTTCCCTTGCGAATGTGTGGCAagcaatattaagtaaaacGGGATTAAATGTGGACGTTAGCCTCTTTTCACTAGtcttaggagtcgccattcagttttcaacgacaatgaggaaaactgacaaaaccctgtTATTGTGATGAGGAAGTAAAATCTTGATAGCCCAAGTTAAcgtatttgaccacaacggccgtaggttcccttgtgatccctggtatggagatcgctcaacataCATCCAACGGAGTAgtgattgagggttcgggggacattTACAAATACGGTGAGTGCCAAGTATTAACCCACgaagcggtccttactagttcaatgtaacgaagacgggacatgcgttatactacattactaatctgtatttcttttaatgcacaaatattaactaACAAACGGCAAGAGGatgatttaaattgatttaaggtCCCTAGAAATAATCTGGATTGGCCAAAgaatatcttattaggcgtgataaatAATCTGATTAAGTTTGACATATAGTCGTaattaaagcaataaacatATTATGACACTTTATAATATAGTTTTAGATATATTTCGGTTCTCAGAAACTAACAACTTGACTTTACTCGCTTTCCTTTTATGCAACTTACTTTCCTTGACTTGATTAGACTCTTGGGCAGGATCCAGGCTTAGTTTAAGTGCTCAGACGGGCAGAGTTTCGCTTAAGAAGAGTTAATACGGCGGAACTACGTACGAAATATACGGAGTGTACGTGACGATAATAAAGGCGTATAGAGAACTTAGGCTTAGGCTTATAATTTGCGGATAGTATGAGATTTTGGTTTGGTGCCCTTTACTCGGCTgattaaggccctatttataggaaaatagCGTCGTGGAAGATAGAAATAATCAGAGTTGGAGAACAACTGAAAAACTCCTGTGCGCAAGAAAATTCTTGCGCACAGTATGGGTCCGTGAAATATTTCTCGTGCACAAGTCTGTGCGCCAGATGTGCTTCAGAGTTTGTTTTGGATTTGGACTTCAAGCGGGTACGTGAGATATTGTTTGCGCGTGAATTTGGGCGCACATGATGAGTTGCGCTCGCCCTGTGTGCAAGAAACTTCTTGCGCACGATCTGTTTTCCACGCGTTTTATCCACTTTGATCAGTTTAATTTGGTTTTGTTACCGAATTATAACTCTTTTATGCTTATAATTCTTATTTACGAGATATTTCCCACAAAAACTCTTTTTAATCATaggaatttaattggaatgcaaTTAAAATTCTTTAAAGCTTTTCAATCTCTTTTAGGGATTTAGTTGGAGTGCAACTAAAATTCCCTGCTGTAAATCTATCTTGGAcggtttactatttttagtagaTACTCAGGACGGTAACtaccataaatagcagttactataaattGAAACATGAGTTTGGGTAAATGAGTCAGTCAGTCTTAGAACGTTCGTTTCTTGATTAGGAATACATTTGTCAAATGGATATTTTATTTCATCATTGAACTTATCGTTTCTAACCAGAGGCCAAATATAGGCGTCTACAACTCCCCTTTGTATTATCCGATACAACTGTAATACTATCACTTTCCAAAAACAATAGGACTCCGTATCAAATAAACATAAAGCCAATCATAAATTAATAACCTTCATTTTCATTAAAGTGACATATATGTACATCATTGTGGGGGGAAGAACATACACAAACACGCATTTACACACAAACAACGAATCAATCTTCTTCTCTACGCCTTACAAATCATCCAGCAGCTATTTTATCAGAAAAAAATTACCAGTGTTGTTGTACTTGAACAATCATGAGAACCAACCACCAACAGGGAGATTTTAAGCAAACCATTAGAAAGGGACCTGGAAAATGTCCAAGCTTTGCAGGCTGTTAGCTTCCCTATTAGTTAGACATCAATATCTGCCCGCTTAGACTTGGAGTAATTGAACTCTGACGAAATATTCTGATAAATTCTTGGGAAACTATAGTTCTCGGAATTGGATACAGGTTGTTGAGGGTACAGAGTAGGAGGAGGAGGGAGATTATGTTGAGCTGGAAGAGGAGGATGGACGTTGTGGTTGTACAGATTGCTGCTCAACCTGCAAATTACATCACAAATCAGAGGTAATGCCAATGCGCCAATGCCACTGATGGAGGgtgtgtaaataattcaatgtCCACAGGGTATGACAATATCAAAAAGTacaatgttcaaataaaatcaaatatcATGCACATACCACAGGATATCTCTTATTGTACTTATATGTTTATAAAATCAATGACTAAACATAAGAAGAGTACATTAGCTTTCTTTCGTAGCTGCCCCCATGCCAGAAACTATGGGATGATGAAGACAACGTATATAATTAAGTATCAAGCCACAACCAAAAATCTTAAAcagataaatttataaaatggaATTTTGTACAATATAACATTGTGCTTTTCTGAAATAAACCCATGTTTGTACCCATTGTTGAGGTAACCCCGAACTTGTAAGACCTCATTAAATTTAACAGAAAAAAAAACCCCGTTAAATATTGCTTCACAGTAGAAATCAAGGCTGACTAAATAAGAAAAAAGACATAATTCCTATAAAATGTAACTTCTAAATTACTGGCCTGGGAAATGTATCTCATTCTGATGTCAGGATATAAAGTTGCAGGCAAATTTCCAACCAGaagtcca
This Spinacia oleracea cultivar Varoflay chromosome 6, BTI_SOV_V1, whole genome shotgun sequence DNA region includes the following protein-coding sequences:
- the LOC130462823 gene encoding ABC transporter C family member 1-like, translating into MAFKPFDWYCQPVANGVWATAVQNALGAFTPCTTDTIVICISHLAMMGLCVYRIWITNMNFKAEKFCLRSKYYNYFLALLAGYSAAEHLFRLIMGVSVLNLEGEAGLAPFEQVNYSNARK